A window of the Burkholderia sp. 9120 genome harbors these coding sequences:
- a CDS encoding LLM class flavin-dependent oxidoreductase, whose translation MCAVRIDHLAFLTPGNYPDDAPLAGFERTLDLFRAGESLGYDSAWVRQRHLERAVSSAATFLAAASQRTTRIGLGAAVIQMGYENPFRLAEDLATVDVLSHGRLNIGLSAGAPAHGILLGERLFDANPELIDFSHARVERLRRNLAGEWLGEEDSFVESAAGRVRPRVSPYAPGLTDRLWYGGGSQRSIEWAGRNGFNLLIGNITTGEGTDNYRDAQVSQLEIFRSHWRETRAPRIALGRVIVPTDGADARTRQRYREFAEPRHARTLAPQGERRTLFVPDLVGSADEIVGRLLDDPVLNQVSELRLELPYDLPFENYQQILEDVVTRVAPELGWRPADAPGPQLTTPAELPVRYAQARR comes from the coding sequence ATGTGCGCGGTTCGCATCGATCATCTCGCTTTCCTGACGCCGGGTAATTATCCCGACGATGCGCCGCTCGCCGGTTTCGAGCGCACGCTCGACCTGTTTCGCGCCGGCGAGTCGCTCGGCTACGACAGCGCGTGGGTACGTCAGCGACATCTGGAGCGCGCGGTGTCGTCCGCCGCGACGTTTCTGGCGGCGGCGAGCCAGCGCACCACGCGTATCGGACTCGGCGCGGCGGTGATCCAGATGGGTTACGAGAATCCGTTCCGGCTGGCCGAAGATCTGGCCACCGTCGACGTGCTGTCGCACGGCCGCCTGAATATCGGCCTGAGCGCGGGCGCGCCGGCGCACGGCATTCTGCTCGGCGAGCGGCTGTTCGATGCCAATCCCGAGTTGATCGATTTTTCGCACGCGCGTGTCGAGCGCTTGCGGCGCAATCTGGCGGGCGAATGGCTCGGCGAGGAAGACAGTTTTGTCGAATCGGCGGCGGGTCGCGTGCGGCCGCGCGTGAGTCCGTATGCACCGGGGCTGACGGATCGGCTCTGGTACGGCGGCGGCTCGCAGCGCTCGATCGAATGGGCCGGCCGCAACGGCTTCAATCTGCTGATCGGCAACATCACGACCGGCGAGGGCACCGACAACTATCGCGACGCGCAGGTGAGCCAGCTCGAAATCTTTCGTTCGCACTGGCGCGAGACGCGCGCGCCGCGCATTGCGCTGGGTCGCGTGATCGTGCCAACGGATGGCGCCGATGCTCGCACCCGGCAGCGCTATCGCGAGTTCGCCGAACCGCGCCACGCGCGCACGCTGGCGCCGCAGGGCGAACGGCGCACGCTGTTCGTGCCCGATCTGGTGGGATCGGCCGATGAAATCGTCGGCCGTTTGCTCGATGACCCGGTGCTCAACCAGGTGAGCGAACTGCGGCTCGAGTTGCCGTATGATTTGCCGTTCGAGAACTATCAGCAGATCCTCGAAGACGTCGTCACGCGAGTCGCCCCCGAACTGGGCTGGCGGCCGGCCGACGCGCCGGGACCGCAACTCACCACACCCGCGGAACTGCCGGTTCGTTACGCGCAGGCAAGGAGATAG
- a CDS encoding GNAT family N-acetyltransferase: MSAVLPSVATDDQLVYVSVLDPLARPLFDELAQEYGSRYAGLIDEQEIAQEMQRYPVEAFAAPEGAFVLVLRNGEAIAGGAFMRHTDPGTVEFKRIWASSRHRRQGLARRVLTELEAQAVRLGYTRVFLGTGPRQPEAIALYRTNGYTLLSAHDFGEDEPPGYLFEKALPALQGG; this comes from the coding sequence ATGTCAGCGGTGCTTCCCTCCGTCGCAACAGACGATCAACTCGTCTACGTTTCGGTTCTCGATCCGTTGGCACGTCCGCTGTTCGACGAACTGGCTCAGGAATATGGCAGCCGTTACGCCGGCCTGATCGACGAGCAGGAGATCGCGCAGGAAATGCAGCGCTATCCGGTCGAGGCGTTCGCCGCGCCGGAGGGGGCGTTCGTGCTGGTATTGCGCAATGGCGAAGCGATTGCGGGCGGTGCGTTCATGCGCCATACCGATCCCGGCACCGTCGAATTCAAACGCATCTGGGCGAGCAGCCGGCATCGCCGTCAGGGGCTCGCGCGGCGTGTGCTGACCGAACTGGAAGCGCAGGCCGTGCGGCTGGGCTATACGCGCGTGTTTCTTGGCACGGGGCCGCGTCAGCCTGAAGCGATCGCGCTTTATCGAACCAACGGCTATACGCTGCTGTCGGCGCATGACTTCGGTGAGGATGAGCCGCCGGGGTATCTGTTCGAGAAGGCTTTGCCCGCGTTGCAGGGCGGATAG